DNA from Kryptolebias marmoratus isolate JLee-2015 linkage group LG15, ASM164957v2, whole genome shotgun sequence:
AAGTGTGTGTGGCTTGTTCTCCACGTGCATgagtattaaaaaaatctttaattttaagaaGATTCTCTGGCTgagtctgaaatgttttttttttttcttccccacaACACGTTAATTTCTGTTATTTCATTCAGAAACTTCTTCCATTGTGACCAGTTGAGCTCCTGTCCAAGTTCCCCGAAACCATCAAAAGCATCCACACCGGCACCAACATCTCCACTGACTTCTTTACTGGGGATGTCTGGCACGATGCTGCTGGGTGCTATCACTGGTAATATGCTATAATTTCATACTGATGTTAATACCAGTGACATGTCCACATTGATTGAAATTTCATCATATAATCTAATCTTAATATTGTGTATGTGACACTTCATGCAATATTTGGCTAATGTTTTATTGCCTCAGCAAAGCAGAAGTCTATATTTGTTAAAGTACAGCACTGATCACTTGCTTGTGTAACCATCCACATCTCTGCTTTTCATGTAGGCAAGAGGAATCGCAGCAATGGAGCTGACAAAACATCATCGCTGCAGGACATGAGGAGGGAGGACAACAGCGTGACCAGAACCTGGACCATATGCTTGCTGAAGCCTGTGAGGCAGCACATAAAGCCAGGAGGCCAACTTCCAGAGAGAAGAAATCACTCAAAATGGCGCCCTAATCAACATGCAGGCCAAACTGGTTCGAGCATTCCCACTGGACTGGTGGTGCTCCAAATGAGTGCATTATTAAGTAAGTTAAATAATTATTGTGCATTTCTGtaccaaaataaattaaaataccaTTTCATGATACATTATTATGGTTTTAAGGAACCATAAGCATGTTGAAAATGcaagtttatttctgtctcaTTAGGCACACTTTCAATAGTGAGACTGCTCATTAAATACCCCACAAGTTGAACCTGTGGACTTCTTGCTATGAGACAATCGTTCTAATCAACTACATGACTGTACAGCCCCTTATCATAACATAAAGCCTTAAAACAATAATGGAAAGTAGATAAAGCTTTATTAATTTggggcagaaaaacacaaaatatatttatattttcatatttttttgtccttgaatttttacattattttttttctcattcatttGCCTATTAATTTCGAtacatatttttctaatttttttcaACTATGGTCACAGATTCACTGGAACTCAACCCACTGTTTAAAAACCccccccaaacaaacaaaaacaccagagtTTAGATAAAGATCTgctcaaagtttcattttccTATCTTCACTTTTCAACCCTTGCCACAGACAGACGTCACTGCTGAATCACATCAGACAAatttcagtgaaaataaaattgttagAGGCTTTATAATTCTTTGGatgttttctaattttcatTGGTTAGATTGCCTTAAGacagtttattacaaaaaacacaattccaATCAGTTTTTGAACCTACAGATCatgtgcactttttaaaatgttttattcaagtgttttgccacattcaaatctttttttattacatgaagaactgtaataaacataaatctaaatatttttttctgtgcactTTGCAGTTGAACAAAAGTCTATATTTCTGTCACAGATATATAGCTTTGTCAACATATGCCACATACAAAAATGTTAATCTTTACTGAAAGTgacaaatttgatttaaaaaaaacaaaaaacaaagctagtcctgttaattaaaaaaaaatcttcaaacaaCCTAATCATTCATACAATTTACTTTAAACACTTTGAGCAGTGATTCACAAACTCGTCATAACATGTACCACCTGGGAACATGGTACACTCACCAATTATCACTATTAAAAGCCAATTTGTACTACTGGTTTTTAAGTTCATACAGATACATTTCAAACAGACTGTGATCTGACACAAGCAAACTGACCAATCTACTTAAATGCCTTAATTCTAAAAATCAAACCTGTTTCTTTATTCGAAACCTTAATCAAACCCAACTGGCTATAGGTACACACGTgtggtttaaaatgtaatggttccatgcatttattattgaaaacaaaaccacatgCATTGCAGTCTTAGTGTATTTTTCTGCCccacaacaaataaacacaaatttgaaATAATTGAATCAATACTCATCTCTGATTTGCACAGTTTGCTGATAGCAGGTCTTCTATGCTGCCTAAATAACCCCTAGTGCATTGGTTAACTATTGTCTACTCCAGTTTCCACAAAAGTTTTCCAAATGTTAACCACTGGTCTtttgttttaaccctcctgtcacctttgggtcaaattgacccaaagttcaAGGTCTTCTCTACCTCTTGTCTTGCTCTCTTTTAAGGGATTCTGGAGGGTTAAGTAGTTTACATTTAGAGCCTAAATTGGCCAATATTTATTTGCATGAACATCTCGTCTTCGGCCCTCTCTATTTTTAGTTTCCTATCACAGTTCAGTGAAGGTAATTAATAATCTTCTAATTTAACCAAAGTACCTTTGGTGGATTCTGAGTACTACCAGTGGTACTTACTTGTACCACACTTTGAGAAGCTTGGGCTTGAGTGCAAAGTATGAATAGTTCTGGCCAGAATTAATTTTGTTCTTGAATTTTGTTCTTGAACTTTGTTCTTTGTTCACAAACTTCACCCTGACCATCAATGGAGTTCAGACTAAAGACACTGCTAATTACTGCTGTAAGAAAGAGTTCCCTTCAAGCACTCATAAACACTTCACACAGTGAATGATATCATATAAAGATCTCTTATCAGActgaacagaaactaaactgactGCTATAGCTGAAAGTTTCTGTAGAGACTGGTATAGTCATAAACACCGGCACcgccatcaccaccaccaccacaaacaGATATACACACATTTCTTACAACCTCAAGtaaacaaatgacaaatttcTCAAGCAGATCTAGTATCTAACTGCTAGAATGATATGACAAAAGATGAGAGAAATAAGTCAGGCACACTTTGCAATAAACAGCAACATGTCCATGTTTCTtctttgctttaaagaaaacactctAAAGATTCATACATGGTACAGTAATGAGACTGTCAACCTGCCTTTGTCACAAAGCATATAGCTGAGTATATGTATAGGAGTATATATACCGAGTCCGGGCTTTGAAATGATTAAGATGCATATAAATATCACGACCCAAAGGAAAGgccattttacaaacaaatttttaaaaagtctgtctCAAACACTGACTTCACTTTCACAATCAGTGGAGTTCAGGTTGATGATGCTGCAACTTGGTGAACTCTTGAATTATTAAAACACtaagcaaaatgttttcttttacttaggttacaaaaacaaaggcaaacgtctgtgtttgtatttcatGAATACACGTAGATGTATGtttgggtggggggtggtggtggtgtagTCACACGATGAACAGAAAGAGGAACTctagaaaagaaaataacctTAACATTGCAGCTGCCTGCGCCAGGATTTCTCTGGTTTGTTATCAAATTTTATAACTAGAACATTCAGATTCATGCTGGAAAACCTCGGGTTTTGTGCCCAAAGATTATTTTacttatgctggtgtagattctcagtcatccaggccatggtaaattcaaaaaaggttaaaaaaccaaaacaactggacttctattctgtagttgaagacgttttgcttctcatccgaggagctttatcaattcagAGATAGTGTGATGTAGAGCTTTTAAGAgctttgcaagcaatccagctttcatcacatctcagctttaaaagctcaactccactaTTTCTGAATTGCTCAACTTCAgcaagaggagctggagagagggatgtctgggtttctctcccgGACTCGTTGCCTCCGTGACttgaccacagataagcagtagaagatggatggatggaagataACTGACGGGAAGCGATAActaaaaaaagtgttgaatCCTGAAGCCCTAAGAATTCCTTGGAGGAAGGCACATCGCCCACCagctttaatgccagagttttaaatttagattgtTGATGATGAGAATGTCagtgtcaaatttatttttatagcacatttaaaaacaacagcagtagaccaaagtgcttcacaatttacACCAACTGTcataacaaaaagcaaataaaataaaactcaagagattaagcaacaaacagaacacaagtatagtaaaagtatcagaaaaacagcaaactgcattaaaagccagtgaaaacatgtgtttttaaaagagatttaaaaagtgaaagagaaGATGCCTGTCTAATGTCAGAGGGCAGGTTGTTCCAAAGTTTAGGAGCCACTGCTGAAAATGTCAGGATTTATTAACAGTCAAAGTAGAGCAGCTcggagacagacagactcaggggGCGCAAGTAAAGGttagtgactttatttacagtgagcagGATTTGTCCTGGATAGGGTTCCAAGGTGCTTGGTTCCAGAGGTTGGTGGAGCTTTGCAGGAGGCAGACTGGCACAGGTAAGAGGCTCAGGGATTCTTCACACAACAGTCGGGGTTTGCAGGTCAGGTGGATCTCCAGGAGAAAAAACAGGTAACTCTGGGAAAAATATGCAAGAACACAATAACATTAGTATTTTTGACTGAGCTTGATTCAGGCTCACGTCAGGCTGAGAAGTTTTACCCTAgggcaaacaatgctccagcgctgatctgctCCCCGTGACGACCTTAAGTATCCAGCCTCCTTGATGAGCCAAATTGTCTGCAGCTGATGGTGAAGGGTGGCCAACCACAGAAAGACTGGAACCGGGAACCAGGAAGTAAGactcacagatcaccacagATAAAGCCCGATCTCCTCTGAGTTTCATCCTGGTTTTCAGGAGAACCAAAAGCAGCtgatcagatgatctcagtgcCCAGGAAGGAACAGAAAGCTAACGTTAGTCAGAGAGATATGGGGATGGAGCCCATGTAGGGATTTATAAGACAACAAGAgaagtttaaaattaattctatGAGccacagggagccaatgaagggagGACAAAACTggtgaaatgtgtttaaacctACGTGTTCCTGTTTAGAGCCGAGCCACAGCATTTTGAACAAGTTGCAAATGTGAAAGGGAGACCTGACTGACCCCAACATAAAGTGCAATACAGTAATCAAGTCTGGTTGTAATCAAGACATGAACTACTTTCTCAAGGTCAGGTCTGGTTAAGATGGGCTTAAGTTTAGCTATTTGCCTCAACtagaaaaaaatcttctttaaaacagataataaaattaactgagttgtagcttTTTGTTCAAACAGTGAAAATAATGTTGTGTACAATCTCATATATTATCATAAAATATCATGCTCAGAgtctgtgctgtgaatgactcccagctacaaccacaacaaattatacttcaatatctgtaaaaatctctgatttatcaccatttttgtttaagtgaaggtcaattaactgtggtggccatcttgaattgggttgactcctaaagttaaagAGTCATAGAGTCTGAACTTCAATAATCTAATcgtttaattacatttttataatatattttgtgGTTTATGGGGACTTATCATCACAGATTTACATTTAGTAAGTAAAGACTgtagttttcagtttaatttgatttaaaaatgttttgatttgttttttgttgccgAGGCGCCCAAACACAAGAGATTAAAGCTGTCAGGTTCTAGAAgttcctgtcatcatgacaTAAATGAGATGTCATGATGACCAGGCACCTTTCTGAACCCAGACTGCATCCAGATCAGTCATTTCTTAGTAAGTGAACTGTGCACTATTGGTTGTTTGCAGCAAGCCTATAAAAATATTGAGTTTCCACGAGCAGCGCTCCAAGCAGCCTGGACTCCTCCTTCTAAAGAACTTCTAGTTCAGGTGAGTTTAGAAACGGCTGCTCTCTGTAGTATAATTACTGTAGTAAAATGAATTAGGATCAAATCAGTCTAAAACTGTTGTTTGTCGTTGCATTTCCAGTGAATATAGATAAAGGAGACGGCCCTCATGTCGACGTGTTCAGTAAggacttttcctttttctggttTCTAATGCAGCAGGTTCTCCCATCAtctgctatatatatatatatatatatatatatatatatatatatatatatatatatatacacatacagggtttcccccagcgtattactagcctggcgggccgccaggctaagctctgcttgtttattacaaatacgtcattttttatacacgttttttcccACCCactcccccaaaaccgctactaTTATCTACTTCACCGCGCGAGGGTGCGCGCGctaacagtgacgcaatcgcgctgtccccgcctcTGCGCGAAGGTCCCGCACGGTTTAGTGCcatgcaccttttataacttggtgtGGACCGCGCGCAGCGCgctccattcaaccatctgctatttttttaccgtatttccactggttacgtaacATACAGCCCcttgtctttttggagaatactgcacctacctaagcgccaagtataaaagCCTCCACCGCACGCTCAGGTCCGTgcgactctaatgagccctgagaccgagacaccttcagctaccgctggagttagcatgCCGCTGAGAAGGTTTTTAACGACattggtgacctcagcaccagagattggagagcccgacccaaggtccccaggctctgcttccTCATTGGAAGATGCGCTGGTAGGATTGATGAGGTCTTCGAAATATTCTGCCAACCCACAATGTTCCTAGTTGAGGTCAGAAGCATACTGCTGACCTCACACCATAAACAGTGTTGATAATGACAGCTCCGCCcatctcttcacccgagtgtatAATTGCTGGCAATTATTAGAGCATTGAAAAGTTGCATTAGAAGACGTGTTTTTTTGTATAGttggacttttttgttttgttccggGATACCAGCTGATCACTTTTATATATCAAGATAGTGATTTCTTCAAAAAGATGTACTGTAAAGAAATAtagtgaaataatttatttggaaaacggaaagataaaaaaaaataccacagttttttttcagaacGTTTTAGAACATTTTACGTGCAAATTTTGCTCCTTACCCATGAAGTTTTAAGTTACTGTTAATTGTAATTGCTACTTATACCATCTTGATGACAGTAATGTGACATTGTGTTCTTCCTGTAAATTAATTTCCTGTATTTTTCTTAGTTACTCTTCCTGTTACAAAGTTCTGCATTACTAACTAACCACTGTgcccacttcctgtttaaatgGGTTATAAACAGAGGGGAGCTGAAGATCAGCTGCATCCAGCATCAGACTCCTGGTTCATCAGGTAAACTCACCTCACCTTCTTAATatgttcagttttatctttagtGTGTATATACACAATTGGTCATAtctttataatattttttttttaacatctcagAAGATTATTTGCAGAAGATCGGCGTCATGACTCCAGCTTTCTTCCTTCTCATCTTCCTCTCAATGGCAGATGTTTCTCTGGTAGGTCTGACTCTGAGTTTTGGGATTATGGTATTAAATTgtagattattttttgtttttatgactcaCAATGCAAGAATCCACATTGTCTAAGCTGacataaagtaagaaaacaaaaacatatgtaAGACAAATCAGGTTTTTGGATctaaaatacagaacaaagactgaaaatttgagcagctttgtgtgtctgtgttgcaGAATGCACCAGCTAAAGCTGAAGATCAAACTGGTGAGCTGAATCATAAATAATTTCTACATATTTGATGTCTGacagttattttaaatgtaaaattagcagtttttgcatttgtttcccAGATGGATCCATGTTCAACCCTGAAGTCATCCCAGGACCTGAACCTGACTACAGTAAGCAgaacaaacatacattttaagAGACAACAGCAGAGACAGTGTAATGACTGACTGAATCAGGGGTGTGGCACTTTCAAATCAGACCGGGctaccaaataaataaacttactaaatatttaaacacataGTTTGATTTCATATCTTGATATTGTCCATTAACTTACAACATTATATATTTAgtctttatgtttgatttttttttatatggctGCTGTTTCTGAAGCTGGTCCAGTGgggattatttatttgtttgtttgaaaggaCTGCTGAGGTATATCCTTATAGATGAGTGGTTCTCAAAGTTCTGTTCAGGACCCCATGAAATCATTCCCACAAAAATACTTCTTTTAATTGGCTGAGTTAAAATGATGGGAGTCTGTAAtgatgatgcaaaaaaaaaaatgcccaaaattcttttattcttttttttttacttctaatttgtgaaaaacctgcaattttttttctggccTGAGCAAAGCACACCTGATTTTCCTGTAGGCacaaattataattttaaaacaacctaaTAAACTGACATTTCATACTTTAATGTGCCTATATACCAAACCAAAGGTGTTTTGATACATTAGCACATTCTTTGTCTAACCCCAGTAAAATTTAGTAAATATGTACAAAGTGCCTATCAATCATGGTGCAGTTAGAAACTCAAACATTTGATTGGATAAAGGTTATTAATAGTTGTTACTTTTTAGTAtgattagtaaaaaaaaaaatactgattgatatttattatttgcTATGGTACCACAGAAAATCATCAAACAAAAtttgctaaatgttttttgctgATATCTATAAGTTACCATTTTGATGATGGGTTACAACTTCCCACATTGTTCAGGGGAAATTCAGTGACAATAATTATTCGCATTTTCGGCATTAtggggcacactggattataagacgcactgtcaatgaatggtccattttcgaacttttgtcatatataaagcgcactgGACTATATGGCACATCGTCGTGCACCTTCCAATTTTTGTATCTTGGCGCGGACCGTGCGCgctgcgctccattcaaaatggacaattttgcTGCTGTatcggagctggtttgcctgtatcagcatttatatgaaccctctatgagagatcacaaagataatcaaatggttcaaaattcacggaagaatactgcaccaacgtaagcgtcaagtataaacgcctaaaCTGCTTGCTCTGGTCCGCGTGCTGTGTGCAGAGCCCTGCGTGAGATTACAaagcgcgactataactgagccttgatgctgcaagcagtgcggctttgtagtttaccaaagtcgtactaaaatattacgacttcttacatatataaggtgctcagAATTATAAGGCTTACTGTAGTTTTTTgggaaaattgaaggcttttcaGTGGGCCTTATAGTTCGGAAAATACAGTCAGTTGAAGTTGGTGGAGAAACAGTAGTCAgcaacatttactgtaaatgctgGTTTCTCATGCTGTGGATATTTGTGAAAGTTTCTTTGTTGTGTTACAGAAATATCTATAGTGCATGGAGACATTGCTGTATTGAATGATTCACTCAAGAATGCAGACCCATGCACTGCCAAAGGCTGCAAGTGGCCCAAAACTGGGAAGTATGTCTATGTGCCATACATCATCTCCTCTGCATACAGTAAGCAATGATGATTTAAAGTTATATAAACCTGTCAATTTATTATCAGTTTGGCCTGATTTCATTCAGAATTAcagaagttttaattaaatggtGCATTTATCCTGCAGGTCAGGCGAAACGCAAGATCATCCTTAAAGGGATGGAGAGTTTTCACTTGTCAACCTGCATTCACTTTATCCCATGGACTTCATATGATCATAGTTATATCTCTTTTGAATCAAAAGATGGGTATGTAGGGAAAAGGGTATATTTTCTTTTGAGATGGAGAcattatgaattattaataattcataaattataatgTTACGGGGCACCACCCTCTCAAAAGagggaaatattacataaatttacaagttttagttatcagtctcaacatttaattaccctaaatcatgagttcttcacttcagattaaaatcataatcatatcaaaacacGCACACTGAATTACGTTTTGCACTGTTTATGTGACATTTAttgaacagacaaatataacacaagttctggcaggttatgaaaatgTTGCACgtttgaatatggtaataagCTACTGATCGCATGGCATGAAGGTTAAACAGAAAGTCAAATCAAATCTAAGAGGTTAAGATTTTGAGGCAGAGTGGGTTTGAGAAATTAACTTTGCGTAATGGAAATGacggttattattattaatttggcCACCTGAGTGAAATTAACTTATCTACCAGCACAGAACACCACCAGAAGTTAGCCAGCAAACAGTTCAGAGAGTTTGTCCAACCAAGAGAAGGATCCGTCTGGCCGCTGTCTCTCGGTACCAGTCGGGAACCTTTAGGCCACGGTGGGAGGAAGGTGACCGGGAGGGCTTGTCTCCAGGGCACTTTCCGTCAGCGCGAGCTGAGTCAAACCTTCGGCCGGTTCCGTTGGTCCAAACAGTCAGCAGCTCGTCTTTAGCAGGCAGGTGAACGACTCTGAGATAGCCGTTTGAAGCTGGTTTTGATGGTTAGGCTGGGGTGAAGAGTCAGTCTCACAAAGGCGACGCAGGGGAATTTAATAAAGGCTCGGACTGTTACTTATTTCACTGACTTTCTAAATTAGCGTCCATGTTGACCACTGAAATAAACTACGAACTTGTTAACGATAAAAATTTGGTTCAAAACGAATGGGGGAAGCAGCCACAGAGCAGGAACCGGGCAACTTTTTAAACAAGGC
Protein-coding regions in this window:
- the LOC108228385 gene encoding low choriolytic enzyme-like isoform X1, whose amino-acid sequence is MTPAFFLLIFLSMADVSLNAPAKAEDQTDGSMFNPEVIPGPEPDYKISIVHGDIAVLNDSLKNADPCTAKGCKWPKTGKYVYVPYIISSAYSQAKRKIILKGMESFHLSTCIHFIPWTSYDHSYISFESKDGCWSFVGHQGKRQYISLQKKACLDHGTVQHELLHALGFHHEQCRSDRDKYVWINTKNIEPGQEGNFDKVPTNNLGTPYDFYSVMHYGKYDFSMNGQPTIVARADPNFDWGRAKHMSSNDIARINKLYECK